Genomic DNA from Lactuca sativa cultivar Salinas chromosome 8, Lsat_Salinas_v11, whole genome shotgun sequence:
AAGCtttcaatattgtttccaaatcgataaatatgacagacgTAGAAAGTGCAAGGATGAAAAGCCCGAAGTTTGCCCCGGAccgttttttttcatgtttttatgataaaatgtaaaagttttgattgCAATGATCAGATGTTTCAAAATGGTTAAAGAATTAAAAGGGAAGGAATTAACAAAtttttagaaaagggatcaaagttgtcaaaccgttaatgttttgtggccaaactttaaatattaagagattcctaaaaagtgtaaaaatattgttttatgaaaaaatgtaaaagttttgactgcaaggaTCAGAAGTTTCAAAACGGTTAAAGAATTAAAGAGGTAGGAATTAACAAATTTTTAGAAaatggatcaaagttgtcaaatcgttaaagttttgtggccaaactttaaatattaaaatgttcctaaaaagtgtaaaaatattgcTTGCAAGGACAAAAGATGTCAAAATAGGTAACGAATGAGGTTTTGtagccaaactttaaatattaaaatgttcctaaaaagtgtaaaaatattgattgcaaagaccaaaaatatcaaaatagGTAAAGAATGAGGAGCAAAGTATAGGAACCATTTCTGCCAAAAAATGCCTAATTTACTATTCCTAAACTTcatatcttatttatatatatatatatatatatatatatatatatatatatatatatatatatatatatatatatataggttatgtACGTAGAgtaccaaaaaaaataaaaaaacataaagggCGATTTATTAAAAAAAGTTGATTATTGGTTATGTTATAGtgacattaaccaaatatatttattataacaaTATGtaacccctctctctctctctctctttatatatatatatatatatatatatatatatatatatatatatatatatatatatatatatatatatatatatatatatatatatatatatatatatatataaataaaggtTATGCACGTAGATtaccaaaaaaaaacataaaggccgatttattaaaaaaaattgataattGGTTATGTTACAGtgacattaaccaaatatatttattataacaaTATGTAACATGTTGATTCGAAATTTTGATTATTATTCATGACACAACTTAatctatattaataaataaagattCATTGTGTCATATGTTGTTATCTTATTTAATTGATCGTATGTTATTTTGTCGTaatttttagatatttatttttcacttgttattactttatttttcattttctaatatatcattaatttactttccataaattaaacgtACGATAATGACTATATTGATTTTAAATttctatttttaaatttaaatttaaatttcaaataaatttaaaatttaaacctttgtatttaacattttgttagaaTTAACTCGTTTTATTACAAATGTCTGACaactaaacatataattttaatttatttaatttcgcatgtttttttttactttctcataattttcacttatctcaaattttaaattcaaataaaatttccgtttaatattttgtatttaaaattttgttttaatcaactcatatattacACGAATCTCATAACTAGTAGGTTTTTATatcataacaaaaaaaattatttgactAGCTGACAAACATACACCGTGCCCTTAAAGAAGAAGAAGTCACGAATAACACATCTTTCTTTTCCATTTTAAGCAATTATGTTTGAACATATCAATAGGTAAGTGGCTAATGActaaaaatgaattaaaaatcCAAATAAGTAGTGGCAAATTGGAAACAAGAAAATGTTGTTGCAAAACACAAATTGAGCCGTAAATATTCGACTAAAtgcaaattgaaaaaaaaaaatatatcaatcaAACCAACAAATCATCTAACCATTAGTGACCGGTCAAGACCCAAAATAAAacgtttttcaaaatataatttacatataaaaaaattaaattaaaacggTACAAAATAATAGGTTTTGTAGCATTAACCCACGATATAATACAAAACGTAATTTATTGTTTAGTCGCAGAGATAACGACAAAATAGATATTGTGGAAATGAAATGGTCTTCCAAATGTTTACCCAGCCATGGAtctcagataacaaaacgaataAGGGAAAGGGAGAAGTTTGTCGGAAAGGGTTCACGAAACTCATTTGCAAAATCTACTCTGGAAAATTGGAAAACAAATTCTTTGAAGTCAATTTCTTATTTTTCGTTTATGGGAAAACCGATTCCATCTTCATCAAGGTTTCAAGATTTCGCCAGGATTATAACATCcgataggatccaacaacaatccAAACGAGGCCCTAAACTTGTTTCTAACAAGACCCGGGTTGTGCCTCCTCCGGAACCCGCCAAACCGAAGGGGATTCGGATTGTTCAATCGGAGAGACAACAACAGAGAATAAAGATAATGGAGGAGAATTCGTCGATGAACCGCCGGATTCCGCTGGGGGAGGTAGTGTTGGAGTGCTCAAGACGGTGGTTCCAGGACACCCTTAAGGAAGCAAAAGCCGGTGACACCGGCATGCAGGTGTTGGTGGGTCAGATGTATTGCAGTGGTTACGGTGTGGTTAAAAATGCACAGAAGGTGTTCGACCATTTTCCTCACTTAATTCTTTCCTTCACTTTTCTCATAATTGGAATTTATTTTGCCAAGCCCTTTTTTCCCCAAACTAGAATCTCATCTACACAACACCATTAAAGAGAGTAACCTAACTATCATCTTTTTATTTCTAAAATCTTTATGAATCCGATTGATCAAGACtgcattttattaaaaaaaaatctcaGTGTTAGATACATTATCTTTTGAATGCCACTGTAACTTGTATACATTTCCATGAATCTTTATTAATCTCTGGAAAATAAATTAGTTTTGATGATTTGTATGTCAGGGACAAGCTTGGATTAGTAGGGCTTCCAGGAGTCGAAGCTCTGTATGGAAAGTTGGTGATAAACACCCAGGTGCTTACTGCttatactttttatttttatttttttctatttcttATTTATCTAAAGGCATCGAATGTACTTTTCTGACTGATGTTATCAAATGTCAATACCCTTTATGTTAATGTTTTTGATAGGTTACAATGCTAGTGACTCGGATACCGAGgaggagaaagatgaaggaaAACAACAATAAATGTGTTATGTTCATCAAATTGATCATAACAAAGTGAGTTGCATTATTGTCCAATTCTATTGTTATTGATTTGTTTTTGTAATGTTGATGATGTCTTCTGCAGTGAATTATGGGGTCAACACGCCGGTCAACAAGTCTTGTCATTCCTTTTCTATTCCTTTTCCCCTTTTCCTATAGGGTTCAATGTATGAGTAAGAAAATGGTTCCAGAATGTAGTATTTTGGGCTTAGTAATTTGAGAAAATTGCAGATTTTGCAAGTGAGGTGATACTTAATAGCATGGTCAAAAGTACTTGTTCATATTTCATTCATTTTTCTCTTAATGGTTTATTTTGTGGTTGGCATACTAGATTAACGGATATTACTAAGGTGAGAATTACCTTGTTTTTAACAGAAATTTCGTTTTAGTTCTTGCATTTGTGTTACATAAGGTTTTTTGTATGAGTTTATTGCAGAAAAGTTTAAGAAGGGATTATGCATCCTGCTTTTTGAATAATTTAAGTCATGGTGTAGTACAATATTTATATTCCTAGAATAATTTGAAAAATCTCTCCACTTTTCAAAGCGATTTATATTAAAATGAGTATTGAATCTAAAAGTTTCAACTGAAAATGAAAATAATggaagttatttatttatttattttttcagaaCGACAAAGCTAATATACTCTTAAACTACTTATAATTTCATATGTTCCAAATAAAACTTGAACAAGTAAAAATACATCTGAAACCATTAAGCTAAAAACACGAAGCTGATTGGATGAGAAAGTGCATTGGTGTGGTATTGAATGAGACTTAAATGCATGGTAAGTTTGAATTTTATAGAATCAATGGATTGTATCTAGAAAAATGACTTTATCCTATGGGTGATTGTTCTTTTTAATCATTAAGGTAAACCCACGAATTCTGTAATTTGTGTCCATCTAACACCTTTAACACACATCACGAGGTACCTTTACCAAAGTTGCTTCTTTAATTCCCACCGAATCCAATTCCAACCTCAAATCTTCAGATTTCTAAATCCAGAAGACCCTTCAACCAAATCCAATGGGAAACGTGAGTAATCATTTttcatttacatgattacatcaTAAATGTATGATGGCTGTTGCTAATCTTTCATGAATCAGCTAGTACAATTGAAGGTAGGTTTACACTGTGAAGATTGCATCAAGATGATCTTAAAAGCCATCAAGAAGATCGAAGGTAAAACAATTAACATAATCAATTATCATCATTGTTGCTTCTGTGTGAGATCGATTCATAGAGATTAATGTTCTGATTGAGCAGATATCGAGACATATGATGTTGATACAGGACTGAACAAGGTGACTGTTACAGGAAACGTGACAAGCCAACAAGTCATCAAAGCTCTACACAAGATCGGGAAACAGGCTACTAACTGGGAACATGCTTCAACCACAAGCCACTAGATCCATCTTCTCAAGCATACTGTTCTATTAAGCTCATCGTTTAAGGTTTTTGATGGATTTTCAAACTTCATATATAATCTCGTATTATCTACTTCTGTTTAATCTATTATATTATACACGCAACGATCGATCATACCATGTTTTCACAATGATAAAAATCTAGAGGATCATACCATGTTGTCACATAACAAAATTTGTTATGATAAAGGGTGACACAGACCACATTATTGTCTGTTAAAATGGCAGATAATATTGCTAACGTTGCAAAATCGTGTTTAAAAAAAGTATCATGAGTTTCAAAAATGTTATTCGAGTTCAAAACTCATTTCCCAATCAtgcatttaaaaataaataaattggtaAAACTTTAATGTGATGGAGATAGAGCGATAAAATTTAATGATAATTTTTGAAACTTATATtatgaaatatatgatttttatttgttttcatTTTGAAATTTAATATGATAGGAATCATTTAGAAAAATGATTTCAGAATTTGGAACAATATCTATTACAAAGTTAATGTTCATTTTATCACACCTATCAAATGGGGACCATATTGTTTTGTGATTATTCCAAAAATATAAGTCGAAGGTTAAGTCTTGACACTAAATAAAAGATCAGGGGTACAGTAGTAACTGAAAAAACCGCAACAGTTCTTATTAGGTCTTAACGACATTCTCTATCGGAGGTGAAACCCCTACCCTCCTCCTCCTCTGCGCCAAACGACAGCCGTGACACGATGGCAGCACCGCCATCATCTATCTCAATCTCCACCACCACTACCCAACCAAACACAGTCTCAACCTCCGCTCTCCGCTCTTTCTTCTCCCGCTTGTCCTCCTCCCTCCGTCAATCCTTCTCCCAACGCCGCCCATGGTACGAACTCATCGATCGCTCCACACTTTCTCGTCCGGAATCCTTCTCGGAAGCCACCTCACGCATCCGCAAAAACTTCTCTTACTTCCGTGTGAACTATACTGCCCTTCTCGCTTTTGTAATCGCCCTTTCTCTCCTCACCCATCCCTTTTCTCTCCTCGTCCTCCTCTGCCTCCTCGCCGCCTGGATATTCCTCTACCTTTTCCGCCCCTCGGATAACCCACTCGTCCTCTTCGGCCGCACCTTCTCCGACCGTGAAACCCTGGTGCTCTTGGTCCTTTTCTCGATTATTGTTGTCTTCTTAACGAACGTAGGGTCGCTCATGATCTCAGCCCTTCTGATCGGATTAGCGATTTTATGCGTCCATGGAGCATTTAAGGTGCCAGAAGACCTCTTCCTGGATGATCAAGAACCGCCTAATGCCGGATTCCTTTCTTTCCTCGGCGGAGCTGCTTCATCTGCTGCCGTTGCCGCTGCTCCCGCCGTCGCACGCGTTTGATAATAGAGTTTTGTTGCTCAGGTTTTAAGAATACCTAATTTTGAGTTTAATTGTTCTATTCACTGGTTAGACAGGCTATTGAGTGCCTCTGATTAGATTAATTTTCAGAATTCTTTTAGGGTCTTTTTACCCACATTGAATGATTGATCTTCAAGATTAAATTCAATTTCAACTTGCAATCTTCAATTTCTATATTTTCATATATTGCTTGAATGGAACCTATTTTCATTTTGATTGTTGCTGAAAAAACTTGTGTTCTCTTGCAATTCTTGTTACTCAATCAATTCGACTCTTTTTCTGTCTTATTGGTGTTGTTAAAAATTTGAGGTAGAACGTGaaagttcaattttttttttttttgggtagaTTTAAAACATTAATAAGTATCATGTGATTTAACTTTTAAAGATTTTGATCGTAGGAAGGATGATTATGGCGTTTGTTGTATATTTTTAGGTTCCCTTCTTTAATCAATCATTTTTGCTACTCATAAACTTGAATTTTAAAGATTGGGGAGTCTTAAATCCGCCTAAAATGACAATGAAACCATGTGCTAATTGTGGTTTCCGAAGCTGATAGGACACATAAACCTATAGATTTGTGTAATAAAAAACGGTAACATAAACCTAtagatttgtttatttatttatttatgttcatatgtcaataaatagataaaaatgcACATAAACAGAAGTGTAGTAAGCTGCAAATAATACTGTATATGGTAAATGTTTACGTTTCAAAATACAGGGCCTTCAGCTTCTCAGTCTTAAGTTTTTTGCCTTAGGCTGGAGTCTTCCGGCCCATGGGCATTTAAGGGCCATATTAATTATAGTATTTTGCACTATGACCAAGCTTTAATCGGGTTTTTTTTACCGGATTGGGTTGCACTTGATCATGCTTTGCATGGTTTTAATGGATCGGGTCTggcccagttagtccgggctacctttttttttttttgtcctcCATAATATACGCTTGTTGCATCTGGATTCCAACTTTTGGAAATTGATCCTTTTCtttttaaaagttaaataattaaataaatttattaagatGTCATTTCTCTTATAACGATTATACTTTAGAGGCAAATTGGGAAGTATACAATTACAAATAAATGAGTTATCTCGATTATTTCTGTTATGGATACGGAGGTCTATAAATATTTGATATTTCAATTACATTTTTAACCGGTgttgatttgaaaaaaaaaaaaaaaaattatgagtaTAACTTTAAATAAGGCAAACTACACTAATAACGCTATCAACAAATTAAAATATACGAGTTTTAGTGgtaataatttttcacatttgttattgtTGGCATATCTTTGATTTAGTGGTCCAACATACTTTTGATAAAATTACAGAGTTAAATGAATGACACGGGCGATTTGAAAAACATTTGTTTTATATTTCAAAATGAAGTTGGACCACTAAATTACAGATATGACAACAACACATGTAAAATAAATTATCACTATTAATTATATTTACAATACTTTTTAATTTAACCATATCATATTATTATCGCTTAGATTCCATAAAACGTGTTTTTATTTTCAAACTAAAAACGGTTAGGAAAATGTTGAAATACTTTTTTTTTAACGGCTGTAGAACTCTGTTTTACATTAGTCACGTTTTGGGTTCATCCAATGCACCGGTGTATTACAAATAAAATGAAATTAGTGGTACTAAAAGTATTAGTCACGTTTGTAACCTCAATCATTGATATTTGAAAGGAGGCTTTTAAGCACTCAAGTTGGCACCAACACTACTACCGAGCTTGGTCGGAAACATGGATGGGGGCCAATAAGAGGCTGGTGGTGGGTATGTCAAAGTTGGTTACAGGTTTTTAATGCAACAGAGTTTCAATTAAATTTCTAAGTTTGGCATTTTCGTTTAGTTTTTATTAAGCAGAATTTTAATATATCTATATATTTTCCTATAAAACATCTAACATAACTTACAAATAACTGAATGGGAGTCCTTTAATGATCATGGAAGCCAATCACCTGCCTAAAAGGGTAATTTGAATAGATTTAGGGATGAAAATGTGTTAACTATTTCCACAAAAGTTTGAGAGTAAAAGAGGGTACCATTCTGTGATTTTGTGATTGACGTATGGGACAGGAAAACTTGTAAATGGTCAAAGATAAGCAATGAAGTGTAAGACATGGCAGGTGAAAGTCATTGAATAGACTCAGTCACAAAAATGGTTAAATTCTATCTTACATTTTCAGTATGtcgattcctttttttttttttttgaacattttCACAAGTATACACCGTTTTACTCCTACAAAGTACAAATACACACTTCGTCCGTTCAACTAAAacttaaactttaaatttatCGTTGGAACACATATATTCAGTCAATAATTCAAATCACAGAATAACCATGTTTTGCAAAAGTTGACGCAATGACATCTACAACCCAATTCTATTTTTAAATATAACTACATTcttgtataaaaaaaattgtattaatCATCTCTAACTCAATTTCATTAtctcacaaaaataaaaaataaaaaattgtgtTATGCATAATAGTACTTCAAATATGatgtaatattatttatttacatCAAACACTTTGTTAAAATTTCGTTTGACATATTTCACCTTCAACGATAAGTTTATATATCTaatttattttgatattaaatttatatattttgatgtaatttaattatattgttatattttaatgggaaaatgacttaaaaaggtaatgaagttttaaaaatatataaaaaataccaTTGTTTTATTTTTAGTACTCAAAATATCATTAAAGTATATTTTTTATACACAAAATACCAATGAAGTACATATGTGTTCAAATAAAACCTTGTGGGTAATCTGTTACCGCAGGTAACGGAAAAATGTCATAAAAAGGTAACAAAGTTTAAAAAatgttcaaaaaatatcattatttttttagtataaaaaatatcattgaaatttccaaaatgttcaaaaaaaaaaccattgTTATTTTTTCAGAGCACCTTTTGTCAACTTCGTTGTTTTCGGATTATATAGAACACAGTCATCGGAGATTAGTCACCGTCACCAGTTGTGTATTATATTTCATTCCATCACTCGATCAGTTTGTATCTAAATCAATATTTAGGAATTCTTATGACATAACATCACACTCATTTCTCCTTTGTGTCTCTCTTGTGTCGCAACACTAATGAACGGCTAACAATGATGTATAATATGTGCATCTATATAACGTATATATGTTTTAAGTTTGAGGCATATAATGTGATTGGGAAGAAAGAATGTTTAACTAATGTTATTACCCACTTACTTCTTTTGTTACCATAAGAACAATCGAGTGAAAGAATGAAAGAGATTTGCACAATTGTTGTGAACTGATATAACGGTTCATATGATCTCCGGTGATTGTGTTCTACATAATCCGACAACAACACAATTAACAAAAAGTGTGacattttttaaacattttggaaacttcgttACATTTTAAGTTATTTTCTCATTTACCTGAAGTACCTGGTTACCACAATGTTTTAGTTGAACACATGTGTATTTCGTTGGTATTCTGTGTAAAATAGTAACAttaatggtattttttgtaccaaaaaaacaacaatgatattttttgaacatTTGGAAACCGGGTAACCTACAATAGccggtaaaatggtattttgtgtacaaaaaaaattacaatggtcttttttgtatatttttgaaatttcgttaccttgttaagtcattttccctattttAATCATAGTAATTATTTCAAatgtatttaatatttaatatatatttttaaatttacaatagaataatatacttattaagttgcGCGTAGCCaggagtacgcccgacgtactccatTAGCCGCTAATTCCACTAAGTTGGTGTCTTACTCCTTTAAGACAACCAACCCAACCACATATCTGACTAATTTATAACCTTTTAATTCATAAAGTTGTGGGCTTTAAGCCATTGCATGGAAAGGAAAGGCTCAAAGCATCACTTCATCCATTTCAACCTACTTTACTCATGTATGTGCCAAAGGGAAAGATCAAGCAAGCATTTTGATGAATCTAAATGTCCTAATATGCATGAAAGGACAGCTTAAACCCTTTGGACAGTCCAAAACTCATAAAGGTCCAAACTTGGGGACTTTAACTCATAAATCTTAAAccaaagagatctagaagaaCACTTGCCAATGTATAAACAGTATACCTGAAAAAGATGCACAAAGGTGGGAAGTTTTTGGATCTTCAAGCCTGCtagcaccttcttcttcttctctaagcTCCTTCTTCTACTACAAgagtcaagaacactcaaaacttgcaataacacacacacacacacataaccactCATACGGGATTAGGGTTTATGGGAGGGTTGGAGGCCGATAAGGGTGGTAATAAATGAAGCCATggtgttctttaaataggggtaacccttaaaaattagggttttacattTGAgctagtacacccaacgtaccacatgtacgcccaacgtactggctAGCCTTCCGTGTTCATGCATGTTGTATGAGTACGTTGCACCTACTCATATGTATGCCCCACGTACAACCACTTTTACAAGCCTCTATGACGGATCAAATGTGACACTTTTGATAAAGATTCAAGAAATGATAAAATGTAccttatttcgggatgttacaattctcccccactaaaatgATACTTCGTCCTCGAATTCATCCTCCGGAAACAACTCAAGGTATTGCTCATGCATCTCGGACTCAGGTTCCCACGTCCACTCCGAACCtctacggtgttgccattgaactttgaccaagttcacaaccttgttcctcaaggttatCGCTTTCCGATCCAAAATGGCTACAGGCTTCTCCATATAATTCAGGTGATCATCGACCTGAATTTCCTCCAAGGGAACCACAACtctctcatcggctatacacttcctcagctgggaaacatggaaggtatcatgaatctgttggaatagtgtctaaggctgcaactatattaggcaagtatttgactcgattgtgcatggtccttttgggttgccttcaccatagcaactttataggatgatttattatgagagaataaatattattaatatattatgagaataatataaggaataataatattgttatttgattaatataagtcatagaattaattagaattaatttggtgacttaaagagattaattaaataagagggtataaactgtcaattggttgatagttacactttagactgtaaatccttattggatagaggatggacggattgtagggctagggatagcctcaaatcatccaaggcttatctatggtaaggatatggattgctttaaggaaagattatccaaccgGGGTTTAAAGGTGAAGccctaaggagtctacaagtataaatagacccctagagcAAGGGGATTCGACACCTCTTCTAGAGAaagaaaaccctggccgaatattccctctcctctctctcaaatcatcctccttgctagttggtgtttgtaagccattagaggagtgacaattgtgactctagagctccaagacaacaagatcaaataagagattcaaaggtaaacttctagatctgattttgtattgttattatacctaattagtgattagaagtcttggattcaaagcatgtttaattagaaagcctagatccaagtattagggttttgcatgcgcacataggaaagttcttatggctaaaacccatcagtggtatcagagcctaatttggtttctattaaattgttgcttgtttgtttaaatcttgcttgaaaaattcgatttttatgtttctgagtcatggactcggcaagttggcttgactcggcgagtcccttggtgcactcggcgagtccaagcgtcagggaaggccagattcgggattttttgataattatcttatggaaacttgccttaatcatattggatcaaccctaatccgattttttgatatatatgactataatcttgatctaattaaagatatttatcaactaataaaatatttaatttccttatatgataattaattaattattttgattaaattggtaattatcttgcaagaaatcttgaataaatcaaatatggataattatggaattaattgttaattaaaattatttgttatttgatcctccatgttttaaaacttgtcctcaagttttgaaatttatgttttgtgattaaaagttttaatttagacaatttgaatttcaaactctatatttttaaaaagtttaaaatacaaccctatactaatataatattaaaagatatatatatatatatatatatatatatatatatatatatatatatatatatatatatatatatatatatatatgtaaaactaaaaagctagtcttaccgttagtaggcctcattcacgaaaccgatctataaggtgggtataaggttgcggcctataaaatggcgcttaatgggtgtacactcacacccaccgcttgcttgatcggtggagggtcgttagccgaacgggtaggatagggcaacgtcatcctctcattaaaagtataataagaaatataaagtaaccacatgttttaaaatttcccaatcttagttactttaggaaaagtgaattgatgcaatcccatgaaattacactttgcacccttgctaagaagttagtggagcgtgtgtggtttaccggcacactaattggttctaagcaaaggtggcaaagggtgattcgttgtttatcatagttcgatgaagcgtgtgtggtttaccggcacatcgaataggtgatcgttacaatgaaggcaccatatgaattt
This window encodes:
- the LOC111919675 gene encoding uncharacterized protein LOC111919675; amino-acid sequence: MKWSSKCLPSHGSQITKRIREREKFVGKGSRNSFAKSTLENWKTNSLKSISYFSFMGKPIPSSSRFQDFARIITSDRIQQQSKRGPKLVSNKTRVVPPPEPAKPKGIRIVQSERQQQRIKIMEENSSMNRRIPLGEVVLECSRRWFQDTLKEAKAGDTGMQVLVGQMYCSGYGVVKNAQKGQAWISRASRSRSSVWKVGDKHPGYNASDSDTEEEKDEGKQQ
- the LOC111919676 gene encoding copper transport protein ATX1 — translated: MGNLVQLKVGLHCEDCIKMILKAIKKIEDIETYDVDTGLNKVTVTGNVTSQQVIKALHKIGKQATNWEHASTTSH
- the LOC111919677 gene encoding PRA1 family protein B3, with amino-acid sequence MAAPPSSISISTTTTQPNTVSTSALRSFFSRLSSSLRQSFSQRRPWYELIDRSTLSRPESFSEATSRIRKNFSYFRVNYTALLAFVIALSLLTHPFSLLVLLCLLAAWIFLYLFRPSDNPLVLFGRTFSDRETLVLLVLFSIIVVFLTNVGSLMISALLIGLAILCVHGAFKVPEDLFLDDQEPPNAGFLSFLGGAASSAAVAAAPAVARV